Proteins encoded by one window of Rutidosis leptorrhynchoides isolate AG116_Rl617_1_P2 chromosome 7, CSIRO_AGI_Rlap_v1, whole genome shotgun sequence:
- the LOC139857868 gene encoding uncharacterized protein, protein MELDKRGIDLHSVRCPICDNDTESVDHSLATCNDASELWRRVLDWWGVCGVQSVNVTDLLKGCVLNSSSDVGKRLWQAVTWTCVYIIWKNRNQLVFKKKRWNVPVTLNEIQIKSYEWATKRCRDKTIEWERWLHNPNSLLM, encoded by the coding sequence atGGAATTGGACAAGCGGGGGATTGACCTCCACTCGGTGAGATGTCCGATTTGCGATAACGACACCGAATCGGTGGATCATTCTCTCGCCACTTGCAATGACGCAAGTGAGTTGTGGCGTAGGGTACTCGATTGGTGGGGTGTGTGTGGTGTTCAAAGTGTAAATGTTACTGATCTTCTTAAAGGGTGCGTGTTAAACTCGAGCTCGGATGTGGGGAAAAGGCTTTGGCAAGCGGTGACTTGGACATGCGTCtatattatttggaaaaaccgTAACCAATTGGTGTTCAAAAAGAAAAGATGGAATGTCCCGGTCACCTTGAATGAGATTCAAATAAAAAGCTACGAATGGGCCACGAAGAGATGTAGAGATAAAACGATCGAGTGGGAACGTTGGCTCCATAATCCAAACAGTCTACTGATGTGA
- the LOC139857869 gene encoding secreted RxLR effector protein 161-like has product MKNVPYASAVGSLMYAMMCTRPDICFAVGMVSRYQSNPGLTHWKAVKRILRYLKGTIHYSLCYEGNNLQMRGYTDADWGRDMDERKSTSGFVFLINKGAISWSSKKQSCIALSTMEAEYVAFSAVVQEAVWLNRFLSSLGVVGNTIDRVLIYSDNEAAIAYSKDPKFHYKTKHIDIKYNFVKDKVARKEVRIEFISTHDMVADPLTKPIPRDAFVKHVRSLGLRRF; this is encoded by the coding sequence atgaaaaatgttCCTTATGCTAGTGCGGTTGGAAGTCTCATGTATGCTATGATGTGTACAAGACCGGATATCTGCTTTGCTGTTGGCATGGTAAGCCGATACCAATCCAATCCAGGTTTAACCCATTGGAAAGCCGTGAAAAGGATACTTAGGTATCTTAAGGGTACTATTCATTACTCTTTGTGCTACGAAGGAAATAATCTGCAAATGAGAGGCTATACTGATGCTGATTGGGGAAGAGATATGGATGAAAGAAAATCAACCTCTGGCTTTGTTTTTCTGATAAACAAAGGTGCTATATCTTGGAGTAGCAAGAAACAATCATGTATAGCATTGTCTACAATGGAAGCTGAATATGTGGCATTTTCAGCTGTTGTACAAGAAGCTGTGTGGCTTAATCGTTTTTTAAGTAGTTTGGGGGTTGTTGGCAATACCATTGATCGAGTATTGATATACTCCGATAATGAGGCTGCCATTGCATATTCAAAAGACCCCAAGTTCCATTATAAGACAAAGCACATAGACATAAAGTACAATTTTGTGAAAGACAAGGTTGCAAGAAAAGAAGTACGTATAGAGTTTATATCTACGCATGATATGGTAGCAGATCCTTTGACAAAACCCATACCTAGAGATGCATTTGTTAAGCATGTTAGGTCTCTAGGATTGCGTAGATTTTAa
- the LOC139858328 gene encoding histone H3.2-like — protein sequence MARTKQTARKSTGGKAPRKQLATKAARKSAPATGGVKKPHRFRPGTVALREIRKYQKSTELLIRKLPFQRLVREIAQDFKTDLRFQSSAVAALQEASEAYLVGLFEDTNLCAIHAKRVTIMPKDMQLARRIRGERA from the coding sequence ATGGCACGTACAAAGCAAACCGCTAGAAAATCAACCGGAGGAAAGGCACCAAGAAAACAATTGGCAACAAAAGCTGCTCGGAAATCAGCACCGGCCACCGGTGGAGTGAAGAAACCGCACAGATTCAGGCCAGGAACTGTGGCACTAAGGGAGATCCGGAAGTATCAAAAGAGTACTGAACTTTTGATCCGTAAGCTTCCGTTCCAGAGACTGGTTCGAGAAATTGCACAGGATTTCAAAACAGACTTGAGGTTTCAAAGCAGTGCTGTTGCTGCCTTACAAGAAGCATCTGAAGCGTACCTGGTAGGACTATTTGAAGATACCAATTTGTGTGCAATTCATGCTAAAAGAGTCACCATCATGCCCAAGGATATGCAGTTGGCTCGAAGAATCAGAGGTGAAAGAGCTTAG
- the LOC139858383 gene encoding protein WHAT'S THIS FACTOR 1 homolog, chloroplastic: MLIQSQKMVINTCLQNSNIRSSLVCFPLWSFHILRRFSLWSMKKDPDLEAALTRNRRWIINNQIKNIILRCPDEVASVNFLQKKFKSLDLQGKALNWLKKYPCCFEIHFENDEYYCRLTKKMLSLVQEEEHVKDMQETVIVERLAKLLMMVSHHRLNVSKLNEIKRSLGLPDDYLISIIPKHLDTFRVVNYSGRKSSMEIKLTKWNQDLAVSTIERIAQKHGCSPSFSCSLPSTWVKSWEKFREFDSFPYISPYTDPGRFVDGSRELEKRTIGLLHELLSLTLWKKASIMKLGHFKKEFRLPDKLNVLLLKHPGIFYVTNKYQIYTVLLREGYNGSELVDKDPLVIVKEKFGELMQEGLHEYNRRHHMLNLEKKRKKGIIAMKEGKMELVHELSDDEDTQGNDLGGIFDPEERKRFYKVLFDDKGP; this comes from the coding sequence ATGTTGATACAAAGTCAGAAAATGGTGATCAATACATGTCTGCAGAATTCAAATATTCGATCATCTTTGGTGTGCTTCCCTCTATGGAGTTTTCATATTCTCCGACGATTCTCTCTTTGGTCAATGAAAAAAGATCCAGATCTTGAAGCAGCTTTGACCAGAAATCGTCGATGGATTATAAACAACCAAATTAAAAACATAATCTTGCGGTGTCCTGATGAGGTGGCATCCGTTAATTTCCTTCAAAAGAAGTTCAAAAGTCTTGATCTTCAAGGGAAAGCTCTCAATTGGCTAAAGAAGTACCCTTGTTGCTTTGAAATACACTTTGAAAACGATGAATACTACTGTCGACTAACGAAAAAGATGCTCTCTCTTGTACAAGAAGAAGAACATGTAAAAGATATGCAGGAAACAGTAATTGTTGAGAGGCTAGCAAAGTTATTAATGATGGTTTCTCATCATAGACTCAATGTCTCGAAACTTAACGAGATCAAAAGAAGTTTAGGATTACCCGATGATTATTTAATAAGCATTATTCCTAAGCATCTTGATACATTTAGAGTGGTCAATTATAGTGGTAGGAAAAGTTCAATGGAAATCAAGCTCACTAAATGGAACCAAGACTTAGCGGTTTCGACCATCGAGCGAATAGCTCAAAAGCATGGTTGCAGCCCGTCATTCTCATGTTCGTTGCCCTCAACTTGGGTTAAATCGTGGGAGAAGTTTCGTGAATTTGATTCATTTCCATACATTTCACCATATACGGATCCGGGTCGGTTTGTAGACGGGTCAAGAGAATTAGAAAAGAGAACAATCGGATTGTTACATGAATTGCTCTCACTTACACTATGGAAAAAGGCATCAATTATGAAGCTTGGTCATTTTAAGAAGGAGTTTCGTTTACCCGACAAGTTAAATGTTTTGCTACTTAAGCATCCGGGAATATTTTACGTTACAAATAAATATCAAATATATACTGTTTTACTTAGAGAAGGGTATAATGGGTCAGAGTTAGTTGATAAAGATCCACTTGTTATTGTAAAGGAGAAATTTGGAGAGTTAATGCAGGAGGGACTTCATGAGTATAATAGAAGGCATCATATGTTAAATCTGGAAAAGAAGAGAAAGAAAGGAATTATAGCGATGAAAGAAGGAAAAATGGAACTTGTACATGAATTATCTGATGATGAAGATACTCAGGGAAATGATCTCGGGGGCATATTTGACCCCGAGGAACGAAAACGCTTTTATAAAGTTCTATTCGATGATAAGGGGCCATGA